aaagtgGAACACATATAAAAATCCTGCCCTTAATAGTATGCCCACCTTGTATTGAAACAGAAGAGGATTGTTCATAGTAAACGAGATTCAAGACTAGCATATATTTGTAACATAAACATGAGTATTTGGCAACTAAAAATAAGTTCATTAACTTTATaaagtattatttatatatattgttcAAGAACTCACATCCATCTGCATAGCAAGGACTCACAAGTTCTTCGATTTTTGTACAATTATTAGTTTATGGTATAATGGacatcattatttaagagaatctttagaaaGTGAGACTGAAAAAGAGGAATTGTTAAAGATACATGCCTTGAATAACAATGGTTTTTCTTATGTGTGATATGGGCAACCAAGCATGCCCCAACTTTTTTGGGGTCCAGTAAAAAGTTGAAGCATATTATCTATGTCAACATTAATTTATAGTTCAAGCAATGCATAGAAGGAACATGATTGATATTTTGCGAGGTTTGATGTTCAAATAATCTAATCCTATACAACCCTGCTTCACTGTTTCCCAATTTCATGTAAAGCAGCAACTCAGTAACTCACTTGCACTCGCAATAACAAAAGCTTTTCTAGTTTCCATGATTTTAACTTGGCTTCTATCAATGACAGAGTCTAATCCTAGGGTTGATGTGATATTCCTATTGATAAACATCCTTAATAAAATTCGAAGTAAATATCGTTCCCCTCAATTCATTGCTTAAAACatttgaataaacaaaataatcgtGTTCCTTTTGTGTCAAGATGCAACCAAGATGCAACCAAAGTTCCAAACCCAAAATACCTCTAAAACCTCTTTATGTTAATCGTCTATTTTATCCTGGTAagaaatttgaataatttattttttgaacacTATTCCGATATCCTTCAAAGTTCATTGCGTGTACTTTACCAATACTCTTTAGCGTTTGTGTGATCTTTAAGTTTCACCTTTGGTATTGTGTATTATTTGTGCGCTCATCCTGAAATTTTGTAAATGGTCATCTACAATTGAGGCTTAAAACTGCATTAATATCCTTTTAAGGGTACCTTGAAAGGTCGACTATATTTGAATCTATGTGTTTTATTGCAAGCAGTATCCATCCCCTTTCTTCACTCATGCAGTAAATTCTCTTTCTAGCTCCTAAAGAGCCTAAAACTCACCATCCACTTGCCCTAATTACTTCTTcattcaatatctctaaatacagaGCTTTTTGTTTTTGTAACATAAATGTACCAACAGTTTTACATCCAACAATCTCAATCAAATAAGCTAAAACCCGCTACTTACATCCCATTGCTTAACTCCAGTGGAATTTATTCTAGTCATTTTGGCTGGCACTTCAGGCTAGCAAAGCAAATGAAAATCATGATTATATTATGTCGCAAAGGATATAGGTCATCCATCTCTTAGTGCCAAGAGCTGAACTATCCAGGAATAACTACAAGAACAACGCTGCCCTTTAACTGTAACACCCAGAAGATGAAACTGTTGAACGCCCCCTTCCTACAACTTTTCTAACCATTTGAATTTATCATTTAACTTCTAAATGCAAGACCTAAAGAAATGAAAGATTTTAGGGTTGTAAGAAACACAAATCCTAATTTGTTTTACGCAAAACCTATACTTTATGCAGGAAACTAGGAACAAGGGTACAAATTTTTTTACAGTAAAGAATGGAATCAAGGAAATCAAAAATTATCGTCAAACAAGCACAAGTATTTGATACCAATACTAACCTTCAACATTAAACGCTATGAGTTGATGCAATGCCCAACTATATACTCAGTCAGAACCCGAGTGTGCAGCACATGGTGCTTGCGTCCTGTTGTCATCTCCAGACAACACAACACCGTCCACCCCATGTTGAGTAACAGGCTCACGAGCTTGACTGATCTCAGAAACGTCAGGCTCAGTGTCACCGCTGGGTCTCCCATTGTCCCTCGTTTGCATATGCTCCATCATACGGGACACGGTATCTATTCCAACATTTACCTCTCTTCTTACATCAGATCCGATATCAGACATAGGAGAGTTGCGGGAAAACCATCTTTCCTTCCACCCCCTGGTGCTCTTAGATATAGACTCCTTATACCTTTTACAAAGAAGAAATAATTTtggattaataaaaaataaaaacaaaagtatggAAGATATTTCTGTGTTGAGTCTAATTTAGAGGGCACCACAAAAAACCACATGTGAATAAATCTAAATTCTCAATACCTCGTAGACATTGCATTAAGGCGAGATTTCAAAGCTTCTGAAAATGACTGGAGATTAGATGGACCTGCTCTATCTTGACATCTGGGAGAAGATTGATTTGGAGACCTCCTACAGCAATGAAATAGAAAACCAATAGAAAGTCAAGATGATTAAGTTACAAGCAAAGATTCTCCCAAAAGGCGCATAAAAAAACAGtttgaattttccttttaaattagtTTCGTTTATTCATGCTGCATTTTTTTAGGGAAGGAAAGAGGGCAAAGAAGGAACTGGAGTTCCAATCAAGTATACAGGCAAAATTAGAGCAATTACCCACTGTTGGATGGAGAAGCATGTCCAGCACTAAAGGCACTAGTTCCAGAGGCAGAAAGTGTATCAGCATGAGCTGAATAATTTGGTACAGATATACGGGGGGATACTTCTCTCCCAATTCTAAGCAAGGAAGATGTATCGATTGAGCTGGCTGGAGATTCAGCTTGCTCTCCTTCAGAAAGAGAGACAGCACCATCTTGTGCATTAGGATGAGCAGAAAAAACCAGAAAATTAGGACGAGCTTGAGCTGATGATCTGCCCCTGTGGCCTTCTCTTCTAGAAAAATGGCGTGATCGGCCCATTGCAGCAGCAGCAGCTAAGTGCTGAATTATGCGCTCCTCCAGCTCAGCATCATTTACACCAACTGGCAACTGTAATGTATAGGAATAAGGTTTAAGATAGAACAAGCAAAAGATCGACACAAAAGAGACACAAAAACTAAGAAGGTAGAGTTTTCCACTAACATGTTGTATCTCAAAATTTCCCAATGCTGGATGGTGAAATATGGCAGCATTTCTCGGTTGGTTATGACTGGCATTTCTCTCTTGTACTACACCATCCAAGAGTTCTTGGCTGCAAACAGTTATGCATGATATTACCGTCACAAACAAACCATAACCACATCATGACAGAGAGATAGTGGTGCAAACCTTGTTGGGTCCTTCAAAATAATAGGCTGCCAACACATTGGGCACTGAGAACTCCTTTGGCACCTGCAAGCCGTAAGAATAAGACTTAGATTTCTTGACCTCATAGTATGTGGTTATGTGCCGAACAAGACAACTTTCATCTGTAAGCAGTGATGATTTCAACATTATTCATCATCAAATTCACACATTCTTAGAGGCAAAGACAAACGCACACATATATCAACATGTTTTCTCAATCAACATATGCGATTAATATTACTAGAACCATCAGCTTAGTTGAGAGAGTACCAAGTCTTTGTATCCATGCAGCACATATATTTCTCAGTTTCAAAGAAGTGACATTACAGTATCCTTGGAGAGAAGCAGACTTTCATACATAAATAGATTGAATCTCGGGACATTAGCATTAATTATGAATATTTATCAGTCATCAAAATTAAGCATGTTCAACTCATGGAGCATATAAGGATAGCAAGCGATTTTGAATCCACTACAGTTTGTCATCTCAACAATATTTTCAAAACTCAACTTCAAAAATTAGAATTAATGAAGTGAGACCAATATTAGCACTAAGTCGAAACACAGAACaatctcaatttaatttcaaatgagTAAAGACTTGGGTTGACTAATGATAATCCTATTGAGTTCTGAAAATTCAACCAATGACTTAAGACATCACATATATTACGACAATAAAGGTAACACGAAGTCTTGCGAGAGACCAAATTACTCACACCACTCATACAAGATCCAAGAATAGTCCAATAGGCCCAATTACAATTCTTTAAAATCCACGATCACTAAATTGATCAATATAAGTtcataattgatatttttaaggtcaaaattgatgtCATTAAAAAGTTATGTTATAACTGATCATtcatattttattacttaaagttcaaaattaaccactttaagattataatcgATCCCTTTACGGTTATATAATGAACTCATTTATGactaaaagttataattgatcactacACAGGTGAAGACTTAGAATTTAGCACTATAAgctttaaattgatcactttaagtgTGTTTGGTATGCATTTTTTTGGATCAAGTAAGAGAAACGGATGAGCAAATCCGTTACTTTGCGTTTGTTAAGATAATTAGGTAACCATTTCCATTTCCTTTTGGTAATTGATTCCTCCAATTTATTTCCACTCTCAAAGCTCAGATAACACTTTttgtaaaaatacaaaaagtgtttcCGTTACATAATTATACCAAACAACTAACAACAATAACCCTTATTATTTCCCTTACCTCTCCTTAAGAGTTTCCTTTCCATTTCTTTTCCACTttttataccaaacaccccataaggttgtaattaatcatttttaaacttaTTGGTTATCAAATTAAAGGTGTCCACTTTAATGTTATAACTTATCACTTTATATGTAACTGATCCATTTAACGTCTGAATCAGTCACTTTAAAGGAAGGAATTGAAGGCTATATACTTTACATTGAAACTGTATCACTTTAAGATCATAATTAATCTCTTTTAGATCAAAATTAGAAATAGATCAGCCCATATTTGTTTGGTCTCATTATGAAACAACCTTTTTTGATAGTTGGTGTAAAGGTAAAAATCAACATTTAATAATCCTTCATCCTCAACTGAAAGTAAGTCCCATGTAGAAGAGTTCTATAAGTCGGTCATATATAGTACCCATGAGACTTATAATATTATCCCAAGTAAAATTTTGAGTCCATCAAAGATGAACCCATGACTCATGAGCTCTATTATACTCATACAATCACTCAAATAGACAACACAACTTCAACCATAAAAACTATGATCAACCTAATACGCCTTCTCCTTTCATAGATAAGGAAGAACAATATTTCTTGGTTGCATAACTAATCATTCTGGTTTGTTCGTAGTGCCACACCATAGTTTCAAATAATCAATCAACTCGCATATACTTTCAGTACGGCTTCCATCTAGATGGGGTTTGGACTTTGGAGGTCATGTGTATAGAACCTTAtccttgttagtaataaaaaaaaaagatgttttTGGTTATTACTTAATTAACTGTTGGTAGCAAACATCTGACAACTTTACGTAAAAAGCACACATGAATACAAGATTCAACGAAAACTTAAGTTCATTTACCATTCGAGAATACACTGAAGATGAAACTCGTGCTTACACCCTGTCACCTGCAAATGTTAGACAACCAACATTCAGATGAGTGCATTTCCAATTTAACAACTCGTACACTAAAAATCAGCATAATATAATACCGTGGAAGGATCGCTATCACAAAACTCCTCAAGGCAGATACTGCAAGCATCATCACACGCATCCTGAATGCCACCTTCCACAAAAGCAGCCGCCGAAGTTAATTTCGATTCCTCCAATTTCTTGCGTTCCTCCATACTTGCAGCCTATCAATTTCTCAACAGAAACTCTTTCAtcaacacataaaaaaatatccaaACAAGAAAATCTCTCGagtaattcaattaaaaatcgTTTAATATCAACCCAAAAAGTCCAAATTTCATACTTTCCCCGGTAATTCAATTCAAAATgaacaaattaacaaaatataattaatttctaCTGTAATTCGAATTAGAGTCCTCCAAAAACTACCCAAAAATATTTacacaaaaaaatcatttaaaagtAATTCATGGCACGATATTAACAAATTACATAATCATCAAGTCAACTCTGGTTATACACAAGTGAACACAAGTCCATCCAAACGATCAtatgaaaacaagaaaaaaataattaaaatttaaacagATAATTTAagcaaaaagaaatataaaaccTTTATTATAGATTTACTTcactaaattaataaattaagtaacaaatttttaaaaaaaatactcaccTCCATGAAATTTACTGCTTAACTTAGAATCAAATAAAGCAACTCCGATCGATAATCCGAACAAAACAGAGAAAGATAGATGATAAGTAGAGAAAGAGATAAAGCTATGGGAGATAATTGAAACCCTAGAGAGAGAAAATAGAAGGGAGAATATGAAGAGGATGAATAGGgaacaaagaa
The sequence above is drawn from the Amaranthus tricolor cultivar Red isolate AtriRed21 chromosome 5, ASM2621246v1, whole genome shotgun sequence genome and encodes:
- the LOC130812539 gene encoding E3 ubiquitin-protein ligase RHF2A-like, whose translation is MEAASMEERKKLEESKLTSAAAFVEGGIQDACDDACSICLEEFCDSDPSTVTGCKHEFHLQCILEWCQRSSQCPMCWQPIILKDPTSQELLDGVVQERNASHNQPRNAAIFHHPALGNFEIQHLPVGVNDAELEERIIQHLAAAAAMGRSRHFSRREGHRGRSSAQARPNFLVFSAHPNAQDGAVSLSEGEQAESPASSIDTSSLLRIGREVSPRISVPNYSAHADTLSASGTSAFSAGHASPSNSGRSPNQSSPRCQDRAGPSNLQSFSEALKSRLNAMSTRYKESISKSTRGWKERWFSRNSPMSDIGSDVRREVNVGIDTVSRMMEHMQTRDNGRPSGDTEPDVSEISQAREPVTQHGVDGVVLSGDDNRTQAPCAAHSGSD